In Bythopirellula goksoeyrii, a single window of DNA contains:
- a CDS encoding helix-turn-helix domain-containing protein, translating into MSTASYSELLSKAKPQIIDDERSHRRALSTIDALMNRPRLSTAEEKLLDLLAKLVNDYEEHIYPTPKVSPARMLSHLIDARGVSQAEVARETGISRSTISEVNRGKRKLSVENAYRLAEYFHVQPMLFLER; encoded by the coding sequence ATGAGTACCGCTAGTTACTCCGAATTATTATCCAAAGCAAAGCCGCAGATTATTGACGACGAGAGGTCACATCGCCGTGCGCTATCCACTATTGACGCCTTGATGAATCGTCCGAGGCTTAGCACGGCCGAGGAAAAGTTACTGGATTTGCTGGCGAAGCTTGTCAACGACTATGAAGAACATATCTATCCCACGCCCAAGGTCTCGCCAGCTCGTATGTTGAGTCATTTGATTGACGCCCGAGGAGTGTCACAGGCAGAAGTAGCCCGAGAGACGGGGATTTCGAGATCAACGATCAGCGAAGTGAACAGAGGCAAGCGAAAACTTAGCGTCGAAAATGCCTATCGCCTCGCAGAATATTTTCATGTGCAGCCGATGTTGTTCTTGGAGAGATAA
- a CDS encoding ABC transporter ATP-binding protein — protein MIEIRNFRKEYGDFVAVANLSLKIPAGEMFGFIGPNGAGKSTTIRFLATLLKATHGEATVNGHSVTNDPIAVRRSIGYMPDTFGVYDGMKVWEFLDFFAVAYQVPMARRKQVLSDVLELLDLTHKRDDYVNSLSRGMKQRLCLAKTLVHDPPVLILDEPASGLDPRARLEVKALLKELRNMGKTILISSHILTELADCCTSIGIIERGQLLLHGPIDKVYRKITSNRHIVVRFTGNPEEGVSLIRSDPHVQNIEVNTRSCAVEMNGSDADVQRLIRQLVAANCGLISFAEKEPTLEDVFMLVTKGLVT, from the coding sequence ATGATCGAAATCCGCAACTTTCGCAAAGAGTACGGCGACTTTGTCGCAGTGGCCAATCTGAGCTTGAAGATCCCGGCCGGTGAGATGTTTGGCTTCATTGGTCCCAACGGTGCAGGTAAGAGCACCACGATTCGCTTCCTGGCAACACTTCTCAAAGCAACCCACGGCGAGGCAACGGTCAATGGCCATAGCGTCACCAACGATCCCATCGCGGTCCGGCGCAGCATCGGCTACATGCCTGACACTTTTGGCGTATACGACGGCATGAAGGTCTGGGAATTTTTAGATTTTTTCGCCGTCGCCTACCAAGTCCCCATGGCTCGCCGCAAGCAAGTCTTGTCCGACGTTCTAGAACTGTTGGATCTCACACATAAACGCGACGACTATGTGAACAGCCTCTCGCGTGGCATGAAGCAGCGGCTCTGCCTAGCTAAAACTTTGGTTCACGATCCCCCCGTTTTGATCCTCGACGAACCCGCCAGTGGCCTCGATCCTCGTGCCCGACTTGAAGTAAAAGCCCTCCTAAAGGAACTTCGCAATATGGGCAAGACGATTCTAATCTCTAGTCACATTCTCACCGAGTTGGCCGATTGCTGCACCTCGATCGGCATCATCGAACGCGGGCAGCTCTTGCTACATGGCCCCATCGATAAGGTCTACCGCAAGATTACCAGCAACCGCCATATCGTCGTCCGGTTCACGGGCAATCCCGAGGAGGGCGTAAGCCTCATTCGTAGCGATCCCCATGTGCAAAACATCGAAGTCAACACTCGCAGTTGCGCAGTAGAAATGAACGGCTCCGACGCCGACGTCCAACGCCTCATCCGCCAACTCGTCGCCGCCAACTGCGGCTTGATCTCCTTCGCCGAAAAAGAACCAACGCTCGAAGACGTGTTTATGCTAGTCACCAAGGGGTTGGTAACCTAA
- a CDS encoding type II toxin-antitoxin system HigB family toxin codes for MNIISRPAILEAQRRHPRCRKWLEEWWRNARSAQWTSLEDVRRTYPSADQVNKFLIFDAPEAKRLIVGIRYSRETPYRGGTLFVKEFLTHSDYVRGNWKKG; via the coding sequence ATGAATATCATCAGTAGGCCGGCGATTCTCGAGGCTCAGCGTCGCCATCCGCGTTGTCGCAAGTGGCTTGAAGAATGGTGGAGGAATGCAAGATCTGCTCAGTGGACCAGTTTAGAAGATGTTAGAAGAACCTATCCATCCGCTGATCAGGTAAACAAGTTTTTGATTTTTGATGCTCCCGAGGCCAAGCGTTTGATCGTAGGGATCCGCTATTCCCGAGAGACACCCTATCGTGGCGGGACATTGTTTGTGAAAGAATTTCTGACGCATTCCGACTATGTTCGAGGCAATTGGAAGAAGGGTTAG
- a CDS encoding sulfatase family protein has translation MLRILFCLIVLIFQSGEVRAAEQTQPNILWLSCEDLSSRMGCYGDNTVPTPNIDRLAREGIRYTNAFTATGVCAPCRHTIITGLYPMQSGAQYMRTTSKSSAMDEIEDPELREEAMNRRLYEATPPAGVRCFTEYLRGVGYYCTNNSKEDYQFVAPVTAWDESSNKAHFRNRAEGQPFFAVFNNTVTHESGIHGARRSPAKTDPASVTVPKFLPDTPVVREDIARYYDNIIELDAWVGEKLAELEAAGLADSTIVFFFSDHGDGLPRHKRWVYDSGTHVPMIVRFPDGFEAGTVDDRMMSFIDLAPTALTLAGVEKPDYMPGVCFTGSNASPPPEYVFMHRDRMDDTSHDTIRAVRDKRFQYVRNYRPDRPYLQLISYRDRAATMDEIYRLKKEGKLNADQWQWAVPAKPLEELYDTESDPDEVHNLASDPRHLAHMAKMREALEQWVQETGDPLATPESEVLETQVWPPKGEQPVTSTPEVVVTPTDNDTWEVTIECSTEGASIGYRESDSGPWTIYTGPFETDAKRLDVTAHRIGWKPVRVKRKLGGGAE, from the coding sequence ATGCTTCGCATCCTATTTTGTTTGATTGTACTGATATTTCAAAGTGGCGAAGTTAGAGCTGCAGAACAAACCCAACCAAATATTCTCTGGCTCTCTTGCGAAGATCTCTCTTCCCGAATGGGCTGCTATGGGGACAATACCGTTCCCACGCCGAATATCGATCGCTTGGCTCGCGAGGGAATTCGCTATACGAACGCCTTTACCGCCACCGGCGTCTGCGCACCTTGTCGTCATACGATAATCACAGGTCTCTATCCCATGCAAAGTGGCGCGCAATACATGCGAACTACTTCAAAAAGTTCGGCTATGGATGAGATCGAGGATCCTGAACTTCGAGAAGAAGCGATGAATCGGCGGCTGTATGAAGCGACTCCTCCGGCAGGAGTGAGATGCTTTACGGAATATCTTCGCGGGGTGGGCTATTACTGTACGAACAATAGCAAGGAAGATTATCAATTCGTTGCGCCAGTCACCGCCTGGGATGAATCATCGAATAAGGCTCACTTCCGCAACCGCGCCGAAGGGCAGCCATTTTTTGCGGTGTTCAATAATACGGTGACCCATGAGTCGGGCATCCATGGCGCACGACGTTCTCCCGCCAAGACCGATCCAGCCAGTGTCACAGTACCAAAGTTTCTTCCGGATACGCCCGTGGTCAGAGAAGATATCGCCCGCTATTACGACAACATCATTGAACTCGATGCTTGGGTCGGCGAGAAACTGGCTGAACTTGAAGCAGCGGGTCTCGCAGATTCGACGATTGTCTTTTTCTTTTCCGATCATGGCGACGGGCTGCCCAGACACAAGCGGTGGGTTTACGACTCCGGGACCCATGTCCCGATGATTGTGCGATTTCCCGATGGATTCGAAGCTGGCACTGTTGACGACCGAATGATGAGTTTTATTGATCTGGCCCCTACGGCACTCACACTCGCAGGAGTAGAGAAGCCAGATTACATGCCGGGTGTATGCTTTACGGGATCGAACGCCTCGCCGCCGCCGGAATATGTTTTCATGCATCGTGATCGCATGGATGATACGAGCCACGATACGATCCGGGCTGTGCGAGACAAGCGATTTCAATACGTCCGCAACTATCGACCCGATCGGCCCTACTTGCAGCTGATTTCCTACCGCGATCGGGCGGCGACCATGGACGAAATTTATCGACTCAAGAAAGAAGGCAAACTGAATGCTGACCAATGGCAATGGGCAGTACCAGCCAAGCCGTTGGAGGAATTGTACGACACCGAATCGGATCCCGATGAGGTTCACAATCTAGCAAGTGACCCACGCCATCTCGCGCACATGGCGAAGATGCGCGAAGCGCTTGAGCAGTGGGTGCAAGAAACCGGTGATCCCTTGGCGACTCCTGAAAGCGAGGTGCTCGAAACACAGGTCTGGCCACCGAAAGGGGAACAACCTGTTACGTCGACACCAGAAGTTGTCGTCACTCCAACTGATAATGATACGTGGGAAGTGACGATCGAGTGTTCGACAGAAGGTGCCAGCATTGGCTATCGGGAGTCGGACTCGGGTCCGTGGACGATTTACACGGGGCCATTCGAAACGGATGCGAAGCGACTGGACGTCACTGCTCATCGGATTGGTTGGAAACCGGTACGGGTGAAGCGGAAGCTGGGTGGGGGAGCTGAGTAG
- a CDS encoding 3-keto-disaccharide hydrolase yields MKRLDWKQLLGKRSASRNLCCLVTCLVTTLACFLAICSASLLAAEESTTSRPLFNGKNLNGWHVDVPALDANPDAKSPFIVRDRMLVSLGTPPGHLITNTIYQNYRLEVQYRFAAKPGNCGVLVHASLPRALYKMFPQSLEVQMQSGEAGDFWCIQEDISVPDMVARRGPRDTWGVDGDKARRIKNLTDGSENPPGEWNTLVIETLGDAIKVWVNGDLVNYGTDCTANKGQIAIQAEGSEVEFREIALTQIERFSED; encoded by the coding sequence ATGAAAAGGCTCGACTGGAAACAACTACTCGGCAAACGATCGGCATCTCGGAATCTCTGCTGTTTGGTGACATGTTTGGTAACTACACTCGCTTGCTTTTTGGCGATTTGCTCTGCGTCTCTCTTGGCGGCAGAGGAGTCAACTACTTCCCGGCCATTGTTCAATGGCAAGAATCTCAATGGTTGGCATGTAGACGTTCCCGCACTCGATGCGAACCCAGATGCCAAGTCCCCGTTCATAGTCCGCGATCGTATGTTGGTCAGTTTGGGTACCCCTCCAGGGCATCTCATCACGAACACGATTTATCAGAACTACCGACTCGAAGTTCAATACCGGTTCGCAGCCAAGCCGGGCAACTGTGGCGTGCTGGTTCATGCATCGCTCCCACGCGCACTCTACAAAATGTTTCCTCAATCACTTGAGGTCCAAATGCAATCTGGTGAGGCGGGTGATTTCTGGTGCATCCAGGAGGATATTAGCGTGCCCGACATGGTCGCGCGGCGCGGCCCTCGAGATACGTGGGGAGTTGACGGCGACAAGGCGCGTCGCATCAAGAACCTCACTGATGGCTCAGAAAACCCACCGGGTGAGTGGAATACCCTGGTTATCGAAACGCTGGGCGATGCGATCAAAGTGTGGGTCAACGGCGACCTGGTCAACTACGGCACCGACTGCACGGCCAACAAAGGGCAGATAGCAATTCAAGCCGAAGGATCCGAGGTGGAGTTTCGCGAGATTGCACTGACGCAGATTGAGCGGTTTAGCGAGGATTAG
- a CDS encoding M14 family zinc carboxypeptidase: MLCSLPNWLFAIVCGVLISNLPAQAVITLDGNFDSGSLESYTINGNTVNITGRDSYAGGAFRLGDGHWRWLHFKASGVLNQNPTFAVHGEFGGDGSCCDDTSIETDHELYDHEMVYSYDGENWQYFPHANNTLSTANANPANDLYTFSLGTPFTQDEVYVAYALPYTYNRSVLHTQQVLASPWAQPTVSGNLSGVIGQAPEGVNDIGINQPERDLYAYRITNPATDSATPKRKAMFVTGQHASETLGIYTYEGLIDWLISDDPRAAALRDQVEVFGYPTLNASGRAAGLSRSMLQHPDTDSNSYWRPGPLSGNDWDSPERTEQKINGEAMHDDAAATPGNSLDLFVDFHSSVPDYEIVGPNGLGSESPLPGLSGQYRDDWAYITSGSEGNDWWQALRALQPNLLQVTSGTGPTSRTSTGYALNDDYGLNADMSVTFENQFAISRPISYYHDLGKNFGLAMYESWVQVANPLAADFDEDGDVDAGDLAAWQAGYGSVAATHLLGDADGDGDTDSADFVIWQRQFTGGQNPFSTGKVVPEPSSMAILLLTATGMLLFSGSARS; encoded by the coding sequence ATGTTGTGCTCTCTCCCCAATTGGCTGTTTGCCATTGTTTGTGGCGTACTCATTTCCAATCTCCCTGCTCAGGCAGTGATCACGCTGGATGGGAATTTCGATTCCGGCTCGCTCGAGAGTTATACCATTAATGGTAATACCGTTAATATCACGGGTCGTGACTCTTACGCGGGGGGAGCATTCAGGTTGGGCGACGGCCATTGGCGTTGGCTTCACTTCAAAGCCAGCGGCGTACTGAATCAGAATCCAACGTTCGCGGTGCATGGAGAGTTTGGTGGGGACGGCTCTTGCTGCGATGACACGAGCATCGAAACCGATCATGAACTCTACGACCACGAGATGGTTTACTCATATGATGGAGAGAACTGGCAGTACTTTCCCCATGCGAATAATACTCTGAGCACCGCTAACGCTAATCCGGCGAACGATCTCTACACTTTCAGTCTGGGGACGCCTTTCACCCAAGACGAGGTTTATGTCGCCTACGCTTTGCCTTACACCTACAACCGAAGTGTGCTACACACCCAGCAGGTGCTCGCCTCGCCATGGGCTCAGCCGACGGTTTCCGGCAATTTAAGTGGGGTAATCGGGCAGGCTCCGGAAGGAGTCAATGATATCGGGATCAATCAACCGGAGCGCGACTTGTACGCCTATCGAATCACGAATCCTGCGACCGACTCTGCGACTCCCAAGAGAAAGGCGATGTTCGTCACGGGCCAGCATGCTTCGGAAACTCTAGGAATCTATACATACGAAGGACTCATCGATTGGCTCATCTCGGACGACCCGCGCGCGGCAGCACTCCGCGATCAAGTCGAAGTATTCGGCTATCCAACTTTGAATGCGTCGGGGCGGGCTGCCGGACTCTCCCGGTCCATGCTGCAGCATCCTGACACTGATTCGAACAGCTACTGGAGGCCTGGACCGTTGAGTGGGAATGACTGGGACAGTCCTGAGCGGACCGAGCAAAAGATCAATGGCGAAGCGATGCACGACGATGCCGCAGCAACCCCTGGCAACTCGCTCGACTTGTTCGTCGACTTCCATTCGTCGGTGCCGGACTATGAAATCGTAGGTCCCAATGGCCTAGGCTCGGAAAGCCCGCTGCCTGGATTGTCAGGGCAATACCGCGATGACTGGGCCTACATCACTAGCGGGTCTGAAGGCAACGATTGGTGGCAAGCTCTCCGCGCGTTGCAGCCAAACCTACTTCAGGTAACCTCTGGAACCGGGCCAACTAGCCGGACTTCGACAGGCTATGCCCTCAATGATGATTATGGTTTGAACGCCGACATGTCCGTTACGTTTGAAAATCAGTTCGCGATCTCTCGGCCGATCTCCTACTATCACGATTTGGGCAAGAATTTTGGATTGGCCATGTATGAATCTTGGGTGCAAGTCGCTAATCCACTTGCCGCTGACTTTGACGAGGATGGTGACGTGGATGCCGGCGATCTGGCCGCTTGGCAAGCCGGATACGGGTCCGTCGCTGCCACGCACTTACTCGGGGACGCCGATGGCGATGGGGACACCGATAGTGCAGACTTCGTTATCTGGCAACGACAATTCACGGGAGGGCAGAATCCGTTCTCGACTGGCAAAGTCGTCCCGGAGCCGAGCTCGATGGCTATACTACTTCTCACTGCAACTGGAATGCTCCTGTTTTCTGGTTCTGCCCGTTCATGA
- a CDS encoding M56 family metallopeptidase, translating into MSETFDSVCEFIVIGLEPTFMAAIAAIPVAMLVLATDRIVGRRFSPRILCWLWVVVAVRLLMPIAPISPVSVQRVWHLLSWESKPATVSSWEELWQAPAKPQTIREWMANPRPDPLPEPIAPTPGVTDISWDWESVCVCTLCLLWFAGVILVMLRAIVSSWRFSQRIGLLSCVEDQPTIDCIQQVCASLNISRTPQMKYVPDLSAPAIFGVFRPTLCLPEETRNLLSSSELRMIALHELMHLRRRDGYLSWMLMLVRAFHWFNPIAWITIRHIEHYRELACDHAVRKFTEPQERTSYANLLMRFAAQRPATCLGLLGLGFASPAKNLAARIEAFTSADNRYKLPKLVSVTLLFTLALIGFTDAATDRPTSKMKDLDTFSINESDAWKLVNKSSIPSPSLPPKGELETRQYDLSAALKKIRETRPEESDGFGWLSKYLLVPGREEVVVETQQTGADQIMLTAPETVHQYFNQLLNEVERFGNTWQVVVCTRVLVVEDPEELQGIDWKDAVRYAAPHPARAESWSESNTNFGPERLSLSMESISVDYAPYVATILSAAEMDLVVKKSKLDHWTSAPKITIFSGQVAKISDLSQLPFVVGVTHLKGEFATAAQPCIEVLSQGMELGVKTSMTDRNTIELQCQLELNFIDGVSEAKMPGQDLVIQIPKATHRTISARCNMKQGETLLIAPTITVARKSEPAKYCYYAITTEWFPDPIEGAD; encoded by the coding sequence ATGAGCGAAACCTTCGATTCAGTATGCGAATTCATTGTGATCGGTCTGGAGCCCACATTCATGGCAGCGATAGCGGCCATACCTGTGGCAATGTTAGTATTGGCAACTGACCGAATTGTCGGGAGACGATTCTCGCCACGCATTCTTTGCTGGTTGTGGGTAGTCGTGGCGGTGCGACTGCTGATGCCAATCGCTCCCATCAGTCCCGTTAGTGTTCAGCGAGTCTGGCACTTGCTGAGTTGGGAGAGCAAACCAGCAACAGTCTCAAGTTGGGAAGAACTTTGGCAAGCACCGGCCAAGCCTCAAACTATCCGAGAATGGATGGCCAATCCCAGACCCGATCCTTTGCCAGAACCCATTGCGCCAACTCCAGGGGTGACAGACATTTCATGGGACTGGGAGTCAGTTTGTGTATGCACCCTGTGTCTGCTGTGGTTCGCTGGCGTCATCCTGGTAATGCTAAGGGCAATAGTTTCATCGTGGCGGTTCTCGCAACGAATAGGATTACTCTCATGCGTCGAGGACCAACCAACAATCGATTGCATTCAACAGGTTTGCGCTTCGCTCAACATATCGCGAACTCCTCAGATGAAGTACGTGCCTGACCTATCCGCACCGGCAATTTTCGGCGTTTTCCGACCAACGCTGTGCCTGCCTGAAGAAACACGCAATTTACTCAGCAGTTCCGAGTTGCGAATGATTGCCCTCCACGAATTGATGCACCTGCGTCGCCGCGATGGTTATCTTTCTTGGATGCTGATGCTAGTCCGTGCCTTTCACTGGTTCAATCCGATCGCTTGGATCACGATTCGCCATATCGAACATTACCGTGAACTGGCTTGCGACCATGCAGTGCGGAAATTCACCGAACCGCAAGAGCGAACCAGCTACGCCAACCTCTTGATGCGTTTTGCGGCTCAGCGTCCAGCTACTTGTTTGGGACTGCTGGGGCTCGGCTTTGCCAGTCCGGCGAAGAATTTGGCAGCACGAATCGAGGCGTTCACTTCCGCTGACAATCGCTACAAACTGCCAAAGCTTGTTTCTGTCACTCTGCTATTCACGTTAGCACTTATCGGGTTCACTGACGCGGCTACCGACCGGCCCACCTCCAAGATGAAAGATCTCGACACTTTCTCCATCAATGAATCTGACGCCTGGAAGTTGGTAAACAAATCATCTATCCCGTCTCCTTCCCTTCCCCCAAAAGGGGAACTGGAGACACGGCAATACGATCTGAGTGCGGCTCTGAAGAAAATCCGCGAGACGCGTCCCGAGGAATCGGATGGTTTTGGTTGGCTTTCCAAGTATCTCTTAGTTCCCGGCAGAGAAGAAGTTGTCGTGGAGACGCAACAAACGGGTGCCGATCAAATCATGCTAACGGCGCCAGAAACAGTTCATCAGTATTTCAATCAGCTGCTTAATGAAGTGGAGCGTTTCGGCAATACATGGCAAGTGGTTGTCTGTACTCGTGTGCTCGTAGTTGAGGATCCAGAAGAACTCCAAGGAATCGACTGGAAGGATGCCGTTCGCTACGCCGCTCCCCACCCGGCACGGGCAGAGAGCTGGTCTGAGAGCAACACGAACTTTGGTCCGGAGAGATTGTCGTTATCCATGGAATCGATATCCGTCGACTATGCACCTTACGTAGCGACTATTCTTTCTGCTGCTGAAATGGATCTAGTGGTAAAGAAGTCGAAGTTAGATCACTGGACCTCGGCTCCGAAGATTACCATTTTCAGCGGGCAAGTGGCGAAGATCAGTGACCTCTCACAACTTCCCTTTGTTGTAGGTGTTACGCATCTCAAAGGAGAATTTGCTACCGCCGCTCAACCTTGTATCGAAGTGTTGTCCCAAGGGATGGAGTTGGGGGTGAAGACGAGCATGACTGACCGCAATACGATTGAACTACAGTGTCAGCTAGAGCTGAACTTCATCGATGGAGTGAGCGAAGCCAAAATGCCTGGACAAGACTTGGTCATTCAAATTCCGAAAGCAACCCATCGCACAATTTCAGCCCGCTGTAACATGAAGCAGGGCGAAACCCTCCTCATTGCACCCACCATTACCGTGGCCAGAAAGAGCGAACCAGCCAAGTATTGCTACTACGCAATTACCACCGAATGGTTTCCTGATCCAATCGAGGGTGCTGACTGA
- a CDS encoding lipid-binding SYLF domain-containing protein, which translates to MSPIIRLSALTAVLLSLVPAMSQAAMQEDEILRQASTVFQQVMTAPGNGIPRQLLTDAQGVAIIPQVKGGAFVVGIRMGKGVFIGRDATGQWQMPRFIDLTGGSVGWQAGIQSTDVILVLRSRQSVENLMQGKLTVGADASVAAGPVGRQVSAGTDLPMNAEIYSYSRSRGAFLGVSLDGSVLKQDLQADAQYYQQAAATGQQPVLASQLVSQITQYAGGGSVPMQEGMQPQPNAAPYANQFASATPMGESWQRLQAVLTPEWQQYLAIPNASQFNNAESYREALINAQSRYEVIASNPQYAQLAARPEYQAVFGLLRHAVNAQLTPPAGQLSLPAPPIQADPSEIR; encoded by the coding sequence ATGTCGCCGATCATTCGATTGTCCGCGTTGACAGCTGTCCTGCTCTCGCTCGTTCCTGCTATGTCACAAGCAGCCATGCAGGAGGACGAGATACTACGACAAGCCAGCACGGTATTTCAACAAGTGATGACGGCCCCCGGCAATGGGATTCCCCGACAACTTCTTACCGATGCTCAAGGGGTTGCGATCATTCCCCAAGTCAAAGGGGGAGCTTTCGTCGTAGGAATTCGCATGGGCAAAGGTGTTTTCATCGGTCGCGATGCCACCGGCCAGTGGCAGATGCCGCGATTTATCGATCTTACCGGCGGGAGTGTTGGTTGGCAGGCGGGCATCCAATCAACGGATGTGATTCTCGTTCTCCGCTCGCGCCAAAGTGTGGAAAATCTCATGCAGGGCAAACTTACCGTAGGTGCCGATGCGTCAGTGGCTGCTGGACCTGTGGGACGCCAGGTTTCCGCTGGCACCGACTTGCCAATGAATGCTGAGATCTATAGCTACTCGCGTAGTCGCGGTGCCTTCTTGGGTGTTTCGCTCGATGGCTCGGTTCTCAAACAAGACTTGCAAGCAGACGCCCAGTATTATCAACAAGCTGCTGCTACCGGACAGCAGCCAGTTCTTGCCAGCCAGTTGGTTTCCCAAATAACACAGTACGCCGGTGGCGGATCAGTACCAATGCAAGAGGGCATGCAGCCCCAACCGAATGCAGCTCCTTATGCGAATCAATTTGCCTCAGCGACACCCATGGGCGAATCATGGCAACGGTTGCAAGCGGTGCTGACTCCCGAGTGGCAACAGTACCTTGCCATTCCAAACGCCAGCCAATTCAACAATGCCGAGTCCTATCGTGAAGCATTGATCAACGCACAGTCGAGATACGAGGTCATTGCATCAAACCCTCAATATGCCCAGTTGGCAGCCCGGCCCGAGTATCAGGCGGTCTTCGGCCTCTTGCGTCATGCAGTGAATGCCCAGTTGACACCCCCTGCAGGACAACTAAGCCTCCCCGCTCCCCCCATCCAAGCGGACCCAAGCGAAATCCGCTAG
- a CDS encoding BlaI/MecI/CopY family transcriptional regulator → MAESATISDAEWQVMNTVWQHQPVESQQVIDLLAEPNEWTAATIKTMLHRLVKKKALTFDRDGKRYLYRALMRRGDCVRRASRSFLDRVFGGSAAPALMHLVKNSKLTDDELAELRRLLDEKEKKS, encoded by the coding sequence ATGGCTGAATCCGCTACGATTTCCGATGCCGAATGGCAAGTAATGAATACCGTGTGGCAGCACCAGCCAGTTGAATCGCAACAGGTGATTGATTTGCTAGCAGAACCGAACGAGTGGACTGCTGCGACGATCAAAACGATGCTCCATCGCCTGGTCAAGAAAAAAGCGTTGACCTTTGATCGCGATGGGAAACGGTATTTGTATCGCGCATTGATGCGTCGGGGCGATTGCGTCCGACGGGCCAGCCGCTCGTTTCTCGACCGCGTTTTCGGTGGTTCGGCGGCACCGGCACTTATGCACCTGGTCAAGAACTCCAAGCTCACCGACGACGAACTCGCTGAGCTACGTCGTCTACTCGACGAAAAGGAAAAAAAGTCATGA